ACCGACTCCTTGCCCACACGTCCCATGGCAATCGCGGCGTAGTGGACGACACGGTCGTTGTCATCCGCAAGCGCTTCGAGTAGCACGTTGCGTGCCCGTTCGTCGCCGATCTCGCCGAGGATTTCGACGACGTAGCGCCGCACGACATAGTCCTCGTGCTTGGCGGCCTCAAGAAGGGCCGGCACCGCCCGGTTGCCCACTTGCTGGAGAGACTTGGCGGCGGCTCGACGGACGTCCTCGCTGGGCGACTGTAGGGTCGCGATCAGGGGCTCGATGGCGATGGTGCCCCGGATCTTGCCGAGGGCTTCGGCAGCAGCCCGCGCCAGTTCGACATTGTCGGAGCTCAGCACGCCGATGAGCGGCTGGATTGCCTTCTTGCTCCGGAGGGCTCCGAGAGCAGTCACGACTGCCCGCTGGACCTCGATATTGGCGTCCGATAGGCGTGCAACCAGTTCAGCGGCGACCGATTCGTCGCCGATGCTGCCAAGTGCTTCGGCGGCCCAACGCCGGGCAGACTGGTCCTTGCCGATGAGAGCGTCCAGGAGTGCGCTCACTGCCGGAGGGCCAATCTTGGTAAGGGCCTCGGCGGCGGCTTCTTGGGCGTTCTTGCTCGAATCGCTCAGGGTGAGGATGAGGGCATTGATGGCATCCTCATTGCGGATACCGCCGAGTGCCTGAGCGGCTGCCATGCGCACCTTGTAGTCCTTGTGCGCAAGGGCCTTGACGAGAGGAGGCACGGAGGCGGATCCCAGCGCGACGAGTTCATCGATAACGTCGTCGCGTGAGGTTGCACTCTTTGCTTTGAGTTTGGCCACCAGATCGGCGGCTCTGCGAGATGGCGCTGTCATGAATCGTCTCCGGATCGCTCGCGATCCCGACACAATCGTCGTCCCCGGTAGCGTCTTCGAGGGCGAGCGCCGTGGTCAGGGTATTAGGCGTCCCCAGGCTCAGTCGGCCAGTGATCGGAGGCAGGCCGGCAGTTCAGCACAGGTGGACCTTTTGACGCTTGCGGAAACGCCCCGCCTTGCGGCGGGGCGGCGTTAGCACTTGCGGCGAGGCTCTCCAGGCACCCTCCCCGCGCCAGGGGCCTAGGTGTGGACGTCACCGAAGGGTCGCGTTGCGGCTGGTTCGGCCGTCCTACTGAGGCACAGTGGCCTCCTGGTTAGCGGCGGACGTTGCATCACTGGGCTGATCGCCGGCAGCGGCCCCGGCTGCCACCTGCTTGACCCGTTCACAGATCTTGGCATTCGCAGCGTCGCGCTTGGCGGTCAGGTCCTTGATCTGGGCTTCCAGATCGGAGATCTGCTTGGAGAAGCCTTCGCTGGCCTGTCGGTCAGCCTGAATCTCACCGAGCGCCTTCTTGAGCTCTGCACGTCGGTCTCGGTACTCGGTCGCCTTGTCGAGGTCGTTTGCGCTGTTGGCCTCGGTTGCAAGGGTCTCCCACTTGGAGTCGGCGGCGTCCAGCTTGCTGAGGGCACCCGCGACGTCTCCCTGGCCTGCCAGGTCTGCAGCTTCCTTGACGCTGGCGGAGATCGTCTCGGCGGCTGCATTGTACCCGCGTTCACGGTTGGCGCGGGCCTCGGCAGCGGCCTTCTCGCGCTGCTCCTTCACGAGCAGCCCTCCGACGATGGCGATGGCGGCCAGGACGACAACCACCAGGACCCAGGCGATACCGCTGCAGCCGCCCGAACGCTTGGGCGCTACTCGCTGGATCTCGATGTCCAACTCCTCGTCGTCGGCGATGTCCGGTTCCGCGGCTGCCTCTGTTTCCTTGCCTTTAGCAGCGTTGGCTTCGTTAAGCTCGTCGGCCATTCGTAAGCCCCCCTCTCAGGCTTTGGCCCGGCACGCTTGGGGCGCCGGACAACGAAGAGTAGACGGCAGGCTGTGTGTGTGCGCCTGCCGTAGTTGGCACAACGAACGGCAATAGCTTGAGTGTCCACATTATAGGCCCTTTGCGAGCCCAAGTCAACCAAACGAAGATATGAGCAAGTAGGTCAAACTGCAAGCAAAAAAATGCAATAGGGTGTATTATTTGCCTGGAAGAGTATAGACGTGAACTTGGTAGGGTTGGAAAACGTCCCCGAACTGACCTGGCCTGTCCGTGGTGAGTTTTCGCCCCTCGAAGGCCAGCTCGAGTTCGGTGGCCCTGGCTTCAGGGCAAGTGAAAGTCGTCACAACCGCATGGTCCGAACTGTTAACTGCAATCAGGACCATCTTGTCGCCCTGGCGCCACGCTGCAGCATGAATCGCCGAGTCTGCCGGAGGCGTGAAGTCGACGCGGTCGTCACGAGAGGAGATGATCGGCCCCAGGGCTCCCAGTTCCTTGTTGAGGGCGGAGATGCCCGTCCAGAGCTCGGGTGCGTCGCGCCGGAGGTTGTAGTTGCGCTCCTTGGTGCTCTGCTCCAGGGTGTAGGAGTAGTACATGAGACCGTCGGCCCCGTGCACGATCGCGAGGTAGGCGAGTGCCCGTACTTCGGCAGTGGTCGGCAGGCGCCCATCAGTGGCCGGGTCGAGGAGCTTGTCGGTGGCCCAGGAGTTGCCGGTCGCCTGAATCAGGGCCCAGATGGGCTTCCGGTCCTGCGTGGCCTCCCTGGCCGCGGCCACCACATCGCCAACATGCGTCAGCGGAAGCTCCGGCACGGGCAGCTCCCAGGGAACGATGATGTCCGCTGATCTGGCGTACTCCGCCATCGTCTCCGTGTAGCAGAGGGTGCTGATGACGGGATGGTTGGGCGAGACCTCGCAGAGGATCTGGTACAGTGCCAGCGTGATGTCCGGATGGATTGTCTTGGCGTCGGGCCTCTGCAGCGTCTCCCAGCCAACGAAGGCAGGGTGTGGTCCGAATTTGGCCTGCCGGTTTTCCCAGAAATCGCGGCGGGTAGTCGGCGAGGTCACGATGAGCCCAATACCGGCCGCACCCGCTCGTTCTGCCATGTCCCAGCTAGCTCGTGCTGAGGGCACGGTGATGAGGTTGAAGCCTGCTTCGCGGAGGGCGGGCAGGTCTTCGGGGCTCTGCACATGGTAGATCCCGATCGGGAACACCTGGCGTCCGCCGACGATCAGGTGGTGCGAGGCATCGAGGAGAACCTCATTGTCGGCTGGTTTCGCCCGCCGCAGGGGCAGATAGGTGGTGGCCACCAGCCGGTCTTTGAGGTACGCCTCCAACTGGACCTGGTGCTCGCCGATCAGAAGCCCCTCGGTGGACAGGCGACACGAGAAGTCACCGTTGCCCTCCCGGTCCATCCCATTGCCGAGGGTTGCCTGTGCTCCGGTTCCGAGCAGGCGTGCCTGGAGGCGCAGAGTTCCGGCCAAGTCACGGGTCGAGAACAGGCGCCCGGAGACCTTGACCTCCCGAATCAGGTCGGTGTTCATCACGGTTGAACGGAAGGCCGGAACGTCAACGTGGGCGTCTATCAGCCCGGGCACGGTCTCCTTCCGGTAGAACACCACCTCATCGTTAGCGGCGTCGGAGACCGTCACCTCCGCCGTGTGCGATGCCGAGGTGCTTGCGTTGTAGCGCAGCTCCACCTCCTGCTGCTCCCCGGCGGCCAGTGACAGCTTCCGCGAGATGAGGCCCTGCGGCTTATCGTTGATGGTGGGCCGGATACCGACCTTAGCCTCGAAGGACTTCCGTGAATGGTTCACAAGCCGGCACGTTACCTGGCGCAGGGCCGGAAGGCTTACCACGCGGCCGATCTCGAGGTTTTCGCAGACGATCTCGTCGGGGACGGGGCGCAGGACCACGTTGTCGAGTTTCAGGGTGCCCTGCGAAAGGAGCTGGAACACAACGACGAGTTGTTTCGTACCGGGGAGCACCTCAGCCTGCCAGGTCTGGGTGGTCCAGTTGGGATAGGCCAGCATCGGCCTGGCCTCGTCGAAGAGGGGCCTCGTCTCCCACTGTTTGACCATGAAGTCGTCGTTGAAGCCGACCACCATGGCCTGTGCTCGTTCGCAGGTAGTCTGGTAGCGGAAGGAGAGCATGACCCGCCTGGGCCGCAACTCGGATACGTCAACGGCACGTGAGAAGCAGCCGTAGAGGGAGTTGGGGTTGCCCAGGGACAGCTCGAAGTAGCGTCCACCGCCGGGCGACCCGGGGCGAGTGGTGGCTGCAGAGGTCGCCTGCGGGCTCCAGGAGTGTGCGGCCCAGTTTTCGGGCAGCTTCTTCGCGTCAACGGCCTCGAAGTCACCGTTGATAAGCAGGTTCGCGGCCGTGCAGGCGGTTGTACACCCCACGACCGTCAGTGCCACCACTAGCAGGCGCAACCCTCTCACAGACAGACACCACCCTTTGCAGTTGTCGCGGTCAGTCTGGGGCCAGCGTCAAGCAGCCCTGTCAGAGCGTAGAAATGGCGCACGAGTGTGGACTTGGGCACACGAGCGCAGCGCAGGACGGTCATGCCAACCTGCGCAAAGACCTCCTCAGAAGGGGCTCCAGTGACCACGGCCAGCCGACGTACCCGGGGAGCAAGGTTGGCCAGGACACGTGCGTGCAGGTCGTCGTCAATGCGCACCGTGTGTCCATAGGGCAAGTCAAGAACCGCGGCATCCCATTCGCCTTCGAGCTCGCGAGCGTCTGCCACCTGAACCGGAACATCCAAACCGAAGTGTGCAAGGTTCGCCCGGGCGGCCCAGATCGTTGGCTTGCTGAGGTCAAAGCCTGCAGCACGCGCCCCGATGCTGGCCGCCTCGATGAGGCACGTGCCCATTCCGCAGCACGGATCGACCACTGTGTCGCCCGGCGCGGCGACCAGATTCACCATCGCCCGCGCATAGCGTACCGGCAAGGCGTTGGAGAAGTTGCGAGGGCGCTTGACGTGCCCGACGTGATCGCGCCGGCTCCTCGACAGCACGCGGCAGAATCGCCAGGCACCGTACCCGGCCAGAGCCAGGAACCGTTCGCGAGGAGCCCCGAGGTTGGGATATCCATCGAGGACCTCGGCCAGGCGACCAGCGACCTCCGGTGACGGCGCATGGGCTTGTGCCGGTTCGGACGTCTCCGGACCCTCTCGCCGGACCTCGATGCGGAACTGATGGCCCTCGATCCGCAGATCGCGAACAGCGTCAACGAGGTCGTCGAGGGAGTTCGTCTCGGCCAAGACCTCGGCGCAGGTGCTGACGTAGGCCGCCCTCGTCACATCACAGGCAACAGAGGCGAAGGCCGCACGGTCACCCTCTGCAGCCTCGGCACCGGTCAAGGCCCAGAG
Above is a window of Armatimonadia bacterium DNA encoding:
- a CDS encoding HEAT repeat domain-containing protein — translated: MTAPSRRAADLVAKLKAKSATSRDDVIDELVALGSASVPPLVKALAHKDYKVRMAAAQALGGIRNEDAINALILTLSDSSKNAQEAAAEALTKIGPPAVSALLDALIGKDQSARRWAAEALGSIGDESVAAELVARLSDANIEVQRAVVTALGALRSKKAIQPLIGVLSSDNVELARAAAEALGKIRGTIAIEPLIATLQSPSEDVRRAAAKSLQQVGNRAVPALLEAAKHEDYVVRRYVVEILGEIGDERARNVLLEALADDNDRVVHYAAIAMGRVGKESVIPHLAKLLRHKQESVRCAAVQGLAGIGGYKVVEHLAKMLKDRDWVTRLTAAKGLGDVGSRKCIPYLIKAMRSDTEWSVRLHAALALGQIGVRKDSLPALLDALRDPKPAVRRGVAEALGTLGDPACVDALRPLLRDDDDKVQHAAQQAIMDITGIEEPRKGGRR
- a CDS encoding methyltransferase domain-containing protein → MGFVYLLCEDAVEGELARAELWALTGAEAAEGDRAAFASVACDVTRAAYVSTCAEVLAETNSLDDLVDAVRDLRIEGHQFRIEVRREGPETSEPAQAHAPSPEVAGRLAEVLDGYPNLGAPRERFLALAGYGAWRFCRVLSRSRRDHVGHVKRPRNFSNALPVRYARAMVNLVAAPGDTVVDPCCGMGTCLIEAASIGARAAGFDLSKPTIWAARANLAHFGLDVPVQVADARELEGEWDAAVLDLPYGHTVRIDDDLHARVLANLAPRVRRLAVVTGAPSEEVFAQVGMTVLRCARVPKSTLVRHFYALTGLLDAGPRLTATTAKGGVCL